CGCGGAGGTCCTGCGGCAGCGACGCGGTCAGCGCGCCCACCTGGTGCGCCGGGATCTCGAAGTCCTCGCCGCCGGTCCAGCCGTCCAGCTGCTCGGCGTAGCGGCGGACGGCCGCCAGCCCGTTCTGCTCGATGTCGGAGAGCATCGACGACACCGTCGCGATGACGGCCGGGTCGGACTGCGCGGCCACGTCGGGGCGGGCGGGCTCGCGGACCACGGTGAAGGTGCCGGTGATGCGGAGCCGGTCGGCGGGCGTCAAGTGCATACGTATAACATAGGGATGCACGGGCGGGTTGGCAACCACTGCGGGGTCAGTCGTGTGACGACCGCGTTGCGGTTGCGCGGCAGCCCCCTCCCGGTGGGTGCGCGGCCCCGCCCGACCGCCGTCGCCGAGCCCTGGGAGCCGCCCTCAGCCGTCGAGGGCGTCGTCGGCGAAGCCGTGGCCGGCGAGCCGGGTCAGCCGCCGCCCGCGGACCCGGTAGAGGACCTGCGCGAACAGCCAGGCCGGCAGCGTGAGCAGCCCGGCCCGGATCTCCGCGACGTCGGTGCAGCGGGTCATCCCGTGCACCGCCTCGACCACGACGCGGTGGTCCCACGTCCGCACCAGGGCGCTGTGGCCGGCGTCGTGCCAGATCTCGGTCGGGCCGTCGGCGAGGGGGTCCCCGGCGTCGAGGACCCGGCGGACGACGAGGGTGTGCTGCCCGAGGGGCAGCCGGCCGCCGACCCGCAGTCCCACCCGGTAGTCCGCGGTCCGCCAGCGCTCGGGGAAGGTCGGCGGGTCGAGCGGGTCGAACCGCAGGACGGGTGCGTCCAGCCGGTTGAGCCACCGGGTCCGCGCCAGCTCGGCGACCAGCCGCTCGGGCGGGCACGGCAGCAGGACGGTGAGGCGCAGGCGCATGGCCGGACCGTACCCGTCGCGTCACCCGCCCGGCGGGACGTCGATCCGCCGCACCGGCTTCGTCGGCAGCGCACTATGGAGCCATGCACCAACGCGCCGCGACCACCGCCGGCACCGGCACCCGACCCCTGCGGTGGGAGGCCCGGCTGGCCGGGCTGGTCGCCGGCGTGGCCGGTCTGGCCGCGGCCGACCTGGGGGCCTGGTTGCTGGCCCCGGTCGGCGCGCCCATCTCGGCCGTCGGCGAGCTCGTCATCGACCTGCTGCCGGCCCCTCTGGTGAACTTCGGGAAGGACACCCTCGGCACCGCCGACAAGCCGGTGCTCGTCGCGATCATCACCGTCGCGGTGCTGGTGGTCTGCGCCTTCGCCGGGCAGGCCGAGCTGCGCCGCCGCTTCGGGGGCGCGGCCGTCTTCGCCGTCGTCGCGGTGCTGGGCCTCGCCGGTGTCGCCGCGCGGGCCGGCGCGCAGCCGATGGCCTACCTGCCCACCGTCGTCGGGCTGTCCCTCGGCTACCTGCTGCTGCGCACCATGGTCGACCGGCTGGAGACGTGGCGTGACGCCGCCGCGGCCGCCCAGCCCACCTCGACCGCCCGCCGCGGCTTCCTGCGGCTGGCGCTGGTGACCGGGGGGCTGGCCGCCGTCGGCGCCGTCGCCGGCGAGGTGCTCCTCGGGGCGGCCACCCGGGTCAACCAGGCCCGGCTGCGGCTGCGGCTGCCCGGTGCCGCCCGTCCGGCTCCGGCCGTGCCCGCGGCGGCGGACCTCCGCGTGCCGGGGCTGAGCCCGTACGTCACCCCGAACGCCGACTTCTACCGGATCGACACCGCCCTCCAGGTGCCCGTCATCGACCCCGACGACTGGTCGCTGACCATCGGCGGGATGGTCGAGCAGGAGGTGACCCTCAGCTACGCCGAGCTGGCGGCGCTCCCGCTCGTCGAGCACGTCGCCACCCTCACCTGCGTCTCGAACCCGGTGGGCGGTGAGCTGGTGGGGAACGCGCTCTGGCTGGGCTACCCGATCCGTGACCTGCTGGCGCGGGCCCGGCCGACCGCGGGCGCCGACATGGTGCTCTCCACCAGCCAGGACGGCTTCACCGCCGGCACGCCGCTGGACGCGCTCACCGATCCCGGCCGGCAGGCCCTGCTGGCGATCGGGATGAACGGCGAGCCGCTGCCCCTGCAGCACGGCTTCCCGGTGCGGATGGTGGTGCCCGGTCTCTACGGCTACGTCTCCGCCACCAAGTGGGTGACCGAGCTGAAGGTGACGACCTTCGAGGCCGACCGCGGCTACTGGACCCCGCTCGGCTGGGCCGCCCGCGGCCCGATCAAGCTCGCCTCACGCATCGACGTCCCCCGCCGTACCGTCGACGCCGGCCGGGTGGTCGTCGCCGGGGTGGCCTGGGCGCAGCACACCGGCCTGGCGGCCGTCGAGGTCCAGGTGGACGGCGGCGCCTGGCAGCCCGCCGAGCTGGCCGCGACCACCGGCCCCGACACCTGGCGGCAGTGGAGCTACGCCTGGGACGCCACGAGCGGCGAGCACAGCCTGACCGTCCGCGCGACCGACGCCGACGGCACCGTCCAGGACCCGGCCGAGGCGCCGCCCGCTCCGGACGGCGCCTCGGGCTACCACCAGGTCTCGGTCACCGTCCGGTAGACCGCGCCGGCCCGGCCGGCCCGCGGCTCAGCAGAACCGGCTCAGAAGAACCGGTACGGATTGGTGGTGGTGGCCGCGAACACGTACCAGGACGTCGCCGCGATGTGCAGGTTCGGGTA
The window above is part of the Friedmanniella luteola genome. Proteins encoded here:
- a CDS encoding molybdopterin-dependent oxidoreductase; amino-acid sequence: MHQRAATTAGTGTRPLRWEARLAGLVAGVAGLAAADLGAWLLAPVGAPISAVGELVIDLLPAPLVNFGKDTLGTADKPVLVAIITVAVLVVCAFAGQAELRRRFGGAAVFAVVAVLGLAGVAARAGAQPMAYLPTVVGLSLGYLLLRTMVDRLETWRDAAAAAQPTSTARRGFLRLALVTGGLAAVGAVAGEVLLGAATRVNQARLRLRLPGAARPAPAVPAAADLRVPGLSPYVTPNADFYRIDTALQVPVIDPDDWSLTIGGMVEQEVTLSYAELAALPLVEHVATLTCVSNPVGGELVGNALWLGYPIRDLLARARPTAGADMVLSTSQDGFTAGTPLDALTDPGRQALLAIGMNGEPLPLQHGFPVRMVVPGLYGYVSATKWVTELKVTTFEADRGYWTPLGWAARGPIKLASRIDVPRRTVDAGRVVVAGVAWAQHTGLAAVEVQVDGGAWQPAELAATTGPDTWRQWSYAWDATSGEHSLTVRATDADGTVQDPAEAPPAPDGASGYHQVSVTVR